tgtatacttatgccccctgtattttaacataggggggtgtatacttatgccccctgtattttaacataggggggtgtagaCTTATGCCCTTGTATAATATAAAGTGTAGGGGCCCTAACCCTGACCCTGTGGTGCCCCCTTTCAGACGAGGTGCGCTCCGGGACGTACCGCCAGCTGTTCCACCCCGAGCAGCTGATCACCGGCAGGGAGGACGCCGCCAACAACTACGCCCGCGGCCACTACACCGTCGGCAAGGAGATCATCGACCTGGTGCTGGACCGCACCCGCAGGCTGGTGGGCAGCTTcagttactggttactttagttactagttactttagttagcctactagttactttagttactagttactttagttagcctactagttactttccacattaaGGTTCCTGAACACTAAACACATGTACTTTATAATCTGATGTTGTTATAAAGTAACCATAGCGACAATATACCAGTTACTGGTCCAGCtgacatgatgatgtcattaaacagcTGGTTGGAGCTCTCTCTAAAACGGGAggatttttctttacttttagtactttaactacattttcctgttGTTGACATTAAaggatcgggggggggggggggtcatcctgttgcatgctgggtaactagtactacagttgaaaatgagcagtctgtctttctctggtGTGTTTCTAACAACGTTGGGTGATGTCCTCTGTCCCACGGCGTGTCCTCTGTCCCACGGCGTGTCCTCTGTCCCACGGCGTGTCCTCTGTCCCACGGCGTCCATCCCCAGGCGGACCAGTGCACCGGCCTGCAGGGCTTCCTGGTCTTCCACAGCTTCGGCGGCGGGACCGGCTCCGGCTTCACGTCCCTGCTGATGGAGCGCCTGTCCGTGGACTACGGCAAGAAGTCCAAGCTGGAGTTCTCGGTGTACCCGGCCCCCCAGGTGTCCACGGCCGTGGTGGAGCCGTACAACGCCATCCTGACCACCCACACCACGCTGGAGCACTCGGACTGCTCCTTCATGGTGGACAACGAGGCCATCTACGACATCTGCCGCCGGAACCTGGACATCGAGCGCCCGTCCTACACCAACCTGAACCGGCTCATCGGCCAGATCGTGTCCTCGGTCACGGCGTCCCTGCGCTTCGACGGCGCCCTCAACGTGGACCTGACGGAGTTCCAGACCAACCTGGTCCCGTATCCCCGGATCCACTTCCCGCTGGCGACCTACGCGCCGGTGATCTCGGCCGAGAAGGCGTACCACGAGCAGCTCTCGGTGTCGGAGATCACCAACGCCTGCTTCGAGCCGGCCAACCAGCTGGTGAAGTGCGACCCCCGCCACGGCAAGTACATGGCGTGCTGCCTTCTGTACCGCGGCGACGTGGTGCCCAAGGACGTCAACGCCGCCATCGCCGCCATCAAGACCAAGCGCTCCATCCAGTTCGTGGACTGGTGCCCCACGGGCTTCAAGGTGGGCATCAACTACCAGGCGCCCACCGTGGTCCCCGGCGGCGACCTGGCCAAGGTGCAGCGGGCCGTGTGCATGCTGAGCAACACCACCGCCATCGCCGAGGCGTGGGCGCGCCTCGACCACAAGTTCGACCTGATGTACGCCAAGCGGGCCTTCGTCCACTGGTACGTGGGCGAGGGGATGGAGGAGGGCGAGTTCTCCGAGGCCCGGGAGGACATGGCGGCGCTGGAGAAGGACTACGAGGAGGTCGGCGCCGACAGCGTGGGCGACGACCACGGAGACGAATATTAACCGGGCCGGCTGGTTGttcaaggaaaaataaaaatttaaattttgttcACTAAACTATAGTTTCCCCTATTTAATACACAACTTATGTTACTACGCTGGAGAAGGATTACTAACtgatttttaacacttttatgcttttttttttctgatgtttctcacgtttgacgtttaacaccaacttattgactttagtttacagttattttaggaatttatggtcaaacctaatttataggaacttatacctaatgtttgagttagaaaagcagaaattaggaattattgagactaaaattaaaggaatggatgttgatgatgatcacagactggaatatgtcaacttttactcaatactatttcaacaacacttccatttgttttacaatgctataaaattgaataagacgccccaaaattaatgaaagtagagatttgtacttggcaaagagcgttgggtggaatcaatcatgttattttggggaattaaaaagaacattgatataggacaacatgaggtgggatagatatatagatttatttctttattctgcTGTGATCCTGCTGACAACTTCCGGTCGTTCCAGGGTGAACACGGAGGATTCCTATTGGCTGCTGGGTCAACACGTCACAAGTCTAGAGGTTTTGCTTCTGTtcagcgccccctgctggagatctaCATCGCTGAATGACTAGTAAAATACAGTTTGGTCTACGGGGGGGACCAGACGCACATGTCACGCAACAAAATACCGTAGTATCGTGTGCAAGGCGCCACTTAATATAAGTACACGCTTGATGCCAAAGGTCAAATGAAAAACGGTGACATccg
The sequence above is drawn from the Etheostoma cragini isolate CJK2018 unplaced genomic scaffold, CSU_Ecrag_1.0 ScbMSFa_3559, whole genome shotgun sequence genome and encodes:
- the LOC117940869 gene encoding tubulin alpha-8 chain-like: ALTLTLWCPLSDEVRSGTYRQLFHPEQLITGREDAANNYARGHYTVGKEIIDLVLDRTRRLADQCTGLQGFLVFHSFGGGTGSGFTSLLMERLSVDYGKKSKLEFSVYPAPQVSTAVVEPYNAILTTHTTLEHSDCSFMVDNEAIYDICRRNLDIERPSYTNLNRLIGQIVSSVTASLRFDGALNVDLTEFQTNLVPYPRIHFPLATYAPVISAEKAYHEQLSVSEITNACFEPANQLVKCDPRHGKYMACCLLYRGDVVPKDVNAAIAAIKTKRSIQFVDWCPTGFKVGINYQAPTVVPGGDLAKVQRAVCMLSNTTAIAEAWARLDHKFDLMYAKRAFVHWYVGEGMEEGEFSEAREDMAALEKDYEEVGADSVGDDHGDEY